The Fusarium falciforme chromosome 10, complete sequence DNA segment CTCATCTGCCACTCCATCAGCTTGCTAAACGCGCTCTCCTTGTCCGCCGCGAGCTGATGGTAGCTGCCAATCTCGGCCACCTTGCCTTCGTTGTTGAGAACGATGATCTGGTCAGATCGCTTGATGGTGGAGAGACGGTGAGCAATGGAGATGGTCGTGTTGCGTCCGCGAAGGAGACCGGCCAGAGCCTCGTTGACTAGAGTCTCCGACTCGGCATCAAGAGCAGATGTAGCTTCATCGAGGATCAGGATATCGGGGTCCTTAAGGAGGGCTCGCGCAATAGCAATGCGCTGCTTCTGGCCTCCAGAGAGCTGGGAACCACGGGCACCGACCTGGGTCTCCAAGCCATCGGGTAGATCGCTAATAAAGTTGCAGTTGGCTCGTCGAGCGGCGGAGATGATCTCGAGGCGGCTCGCCCGGGGCTTTCCGTAGGCAATGTTCTCGGCAATGGTACCAGAAAAGAGCACAGGCTCCTGTGAGACCATACCGATCCGTCTTCGCAGAGACTTGATATTCATCTTGGAAATATCTTGACCATTGATGGTAATGGATCCACCAGTAGGGTTGTAGAaccggaggaggagagaggccACTGTTGACTTGCCTCCTCCTGATGGACCAACAACGCAGACATTGCTGCCAGATGGAATCTCAAAGTTGATCCCGTTGAAGATCTTGACGGCCGGTCGTGTCGGATAAGCAAAAGAGACATCGGTAAACTTGATGGGACCCTGAGCTGACTTGACTTTAACACCAACGGTCTGGTGGATCCCAGGTTTGCGATCCTGGAGCTCAAATAGTCGACTGGCCGCACCAACTCCCTTCATGAGCTCTGAGTAGAAACCCGAGAGACCAAACAGACTGGAGCCTGCGAATGCCGTATACATCATGAATGAGGTCAAATCTCCAATTGACATGGACCCGTTTCGCACAAAGCTGCCTCCCACGACCAGCATGGCCAAGATAGTCATGTTACCGGCCCAGCCAGTCGAAGCAAAGAAAGTAGCGGCAATCAGAGACTCCTTCTTGCCGAGGGCAAAGATTCTTCTGATTTGTCGGTTATACCGGCCGATTTCTTGAACCTCACCAACAAAAGCCTGACTAGTCTTGACGTTGCCAAGACGCTCCTCAGCAATCTTGGTCAGTGTACCCAGGTTCTTCTGAATGGACCTGCTGACATTCCGGATGGCTCGACCGTAGATGAAGGCTCCCACAGCGATAGGGGGAAACATGAGTAGCAAGAGACCAGTGAGCTTGGGGCTCGTCCAGACCATGATAGCAAAACCGGCACCTCCGCTGAAAAGGGCTCGAAGACCGTCGCTCAGATTCTGAGTCACTGACTTGCCAACAATGACGGTATCAGAGCTCAGACGGGAGATAAGATCTCCAACTCGGTTCGCATCGAAGAATTCGGCGTCCTGAACGTATGTACGTCGGTAAAGCTGGGATCGCAATCTAGCGACAACACGTTCGCCGACAATACGGAGAAGAACCACACGGCCAAAGTTGGCCATAGCACCCAGAGTCAGAATTGTACCGAGACCAAAGAAGAACTGGTTCATAGTCAATCCGAACAGGCGGATATCCTCAGCTTCGCCTTTGGTAGCAAGATCCAAGATTCGACCAACGGAAAAGGGGATAGACATGGTGACACTAGaggagatgacgaggaagacaaAGGCAATACCGAGCCATCGAAGCTCCGGGCGCGCGATCTTGATCAACCGCCAGATTTCGTCCAGACCGGCTTTGGCATGCACCTTGCCTTCCTTGGACAACTTGGCGGACAGATTGACCTGCGCAGCCCGAGCAGCCTTCTCGCTCTTGGTAAACTCATGCTTCTCGTGCTCTTCCGTCTGTTCTTGCTGAGCTTCTACCTCAACGGATTTCTTGacgccctcctcggccttaGTTTGGATCTCCCGTAGTAGACGGGGCGCCGTAGAGAATTGGCGCAAGGCATCAGTTACCGAACCATTCTGAAGAAGCCGAGTCTGCGCTTGCGTCTGGGAGAGCGGATTGCGGAATTGGGTGTTGAGCGCCGATGATCGGAAGGCGGCGATAGAGAAGGGCGGCAGTGCGGTTTGGCGGGCGGAAGAGGCGTGGAAGAACCTCGCCTGGAGCGGAGAAGCGTCGGACTTGTAGGGAGAAGCTGACCATGAACTCCGCGATGCAGCGAGAGACACTTGTAAGGGCAGCGGGGAGGTCTCGGCGACGCGTGGGAGCAGCACCCGGCGTGCTACTCCCGAAACCATGGTGACGGCGGGGGATTGTTCAGACGCCCACTCAGCGGAGCATGTTCAGAGGCCACGCTGTTTGCCAGGGCAAAGGGGCAGAgtagagcagagcagagcaggaCCGAGCTAAGCCGTGAGGAATTCGTATGTTGGAGGGACGTAAGAGTGGAAAAATCAAAGTTGAGGAGGTTGCGATGCCGTCATCGCCGCGGCATTTCTCAGCTTCCGATGTTGCGACGGACGAAGCAAACCTCTGTCTGCGAAGGCTCAAAATTTGAGTGGAGCCCTCTATCGCGCCTGTGGCGCCCCTCGGTCGGAGCTACGCGCTCACTGTTCCCGACCGATCCGACTGACCGAATGAACTCGGTTTCTGCCCGAACGTGAAGGGTATAACTCCGACTGAAGACGGCATTGTCTGAGTATTACATGTTTCAATTGTTCCGCTTTCGTCAATGGGTCTCTCAGTCAATGCGTGGATAGAAAATTGGTCCATTACAAAGCGAGCACTTTGTGCTTCAACTCAATTTCTGACCCAGGATACCCCACCACAAACTACTTTACAACGATCATACCCCCATAACCATGAACCACAACGGACCCAATCTTCCTCCATTTCTTGGAAAATAGGAAATTTGTCCTTGTCCGGATATTAAGAATACAGTAAATCTTGCCAAGAAACCCGTGTATCGCCCATTAGTGTCCTCCAACTGAGCTTCAAAAGGAACTTGGAGTCATGACGCTGACTTCCCCTGAACTGATGCTGGATCATGACTTGGACTCCTCCTTGAGCATTTCAGCAACGTCAGCATCAATGCCGTCATCACCTCCCAAATCCGGAAAGTCGTCACCATCGTCGACCCGACGCCGCTTGTTGGATCCATTAGTTGAGATTGGCAGCGACTGGTACGATGGCGCTTCATCCTCAGCTGTAGTAGCTGGAGCAGGCGGGTTACCCTCCGGAGTCAATGCCTCAGGGGTAGGCGCGCCGAAGGGTTCCATAGGAGGGGGAGTAAGTGCTTCCATCTCCGGTCTGTCAGGCTCTGGTGGTGTACCAGaaccctctccctctcctggAGTGCCGTTGCTGTCCGCCGGACCCAAGGCTCGCATGATGCCCACCTCCACCGCAtgtttcttctcctcaatctCCGTCTTTCGAGACGTCAACTGGGCCGCGGCAGTCTTGTCATGTTCCAATGCAGCACGATTGGCACCAAGCAGCTTCTCCAAGCCAGAGATAAGGTCCTCGCGTGCCTTCACACACTCGGCAACCGCGCTCTCAGCATTGGCAAGGGTCTTGAGGAGACCGTTGAGACGAGCAGCGTAGACAGGGGCCGAAGGAACTGGGGTTGAAGAGTTGGTTTGCTTCTCGTACTCTTGGTCTGCTGACGCGACCGTGGCCTTCAAGGGGATGCTCAGTTTGGTGACAGTCTGATGAGCAGTCACCAATGGTGCAAACTCGGCTGGAATGGGAgctgcaccaccaccaccaccaaaggGAGAGCCCCCAAAACTGGATTTGGCTGTACCGCGAGCTTTGTCAAGCTCTATACCACAAATTAGCACTCACTCTGCTGGGTTGTTTCGTACAACTGACCTTCGATACGAGCCTCAACAGCGGCCTGGATGGGCGATTCAAAAATTGTCCGGTCCTTCCAAACATCCACCACGCGCTTGAGTTTCGCTTGGAGCTCAGCGGGAGCACCCTTGTACGCGATAGACACAGCTTCCGCGATGATTGGAGCAAAGGCTATGATAAAGTCATCCTTATGTCGGATCTTGGACTGCTGGGCCACCTCTGTTGAATGGTTGTTAGCTGTTGTTGGAAACCTCATAATGACCCATGTCAAACATACCGTTCGCGAGGTAGATCAAGCTTAACCTCTTAGTGCTGGACGAGTCCTTGAGGCGTTGCAACCAGAGCTGGACTGTACGGTCTGCATGTCTCCTACCGACTTGCATTAGTTCATTGATCCTTACCCAAGCCGTCAAGGCAAGCAGACATACCGATGAAACATGATCCATTGGGCAGCAGTGGCAATGCTGTCGTGGGTCTCAGTGAGCGATGAGAGCCGCGCCAGCACAGAATCATCATTGTAAGCCATGTTGACTGCGCTAGTCCTCCTTGTAGCGAGAGATAGAAACGGATGAGAATGGAGAGAAGCGTAGCCTCAAGCGAATAAAATAGGTGGCGTAGGGTATCAATTTAAGAGCCAACTTGGAGTCGTTGCTGTGGTACCACTTGAATCGTCTACGACAGCTACTTGCAGGGAGATTGTTCAGAGCTCGCGCCAACCGACTCCCTCACGAAAACAGCACCAGTTGGAACGGGTTGCGCTGCGCTTGAACTGAGAATGTTTGCCGTATGACTGAAAGTGATGCGTGACTGAGTTGTGCGATGAAGTGAAGTTTTCTCTGGTAAAACCGGGAGAGTTTATAGAACAGGAGCTTGGGCAAGTATCCAAATAAACATCCGCTAATGCGAAAATAGCTTCTATATGCATGGTTTCATGTGAGCATATGGTGTTATCGAATATTAGAGATCCACCCGCTAAGCTTCTTTGGAACAAGACCACTCACCGCCCGGCAGATTCCACATCATCAGCTAGGATGGCCTATTTGGCAGGCGGTACCTGAATAGGAGGAtcgcaacaacaacagcagtgAATCCCTGACGTCGTCGCTTCGCTCGTTACCATCCTACCTTCACCCTCCTGCAACTGCGCACATCTTCTTCGACAAGACAACACCCTCGCGCATCGATAAAATGGCCGACCGATTCCCATCTCTCGAGGACTTTGATTCGGGGGGTGAGTTCATGACGATGGAGTATGAGAGAGCTGGGAGCTAATGTGAAATGATCAAGCGCAAACCGATATCAAGGACCCATCCGCCGATCCCTCGACTGATGACTTCCTCGCCCGCGAGAAGGCTCTTCTCGGAGACGATGCTGACCAGTTCGCGACCAACGATGACGCTGCTGCCTTTGTCGATGCCGAAGGCGATCTCCTCGGTTCCGGCGGCAATGAGCAGTCAACATTCGAGTCTCAGTTCCCTGACTTGACTCAGCCTGATGCGGTGAGTTGCTCCTTCTAAAGGGGACGTGGATGCAGATGCTGATACGTGTACGGATACAGGGTACTGGACTTGCGCCCGGCGGAACCGCTGTCACCGGACCTTCTGTCAGCTACAACTCGGGATACCAAGCTTAtgctgaggaagaggaggagcccgAGGTTATCAAGGAGTGGCGCGAACGCCGAGATGCCCAGATTGCGAAGCGTGTCGAACAATTTGCCGCCCAGCGAGAGGAGACCATCAAGGAGGCACAGCAAAACATCGACGATTTCTATGACAACTATAACaacaagaaagagaagggtATCGCCCAGACACGAAAGGAAGCTGAGGAGTTCCTGGCCAACCAGGAGGACACTGTTTCTGGCGGCACCAGCTGGGACCGTATCGCCAAGCTGGTGGATGTCAGCGGCAAGGGTACCAAGGGTGGTGCCTCTGGATCTGGCAAGGAGCGCTTCCGTGAGCTGCTCGTGAGCCTGCGCAAGGACGAGAAGGCGCCTGGTGCCACGGGCTACTAGAGTGAGCTCGCTTGTTTGTCAATCCCCCAATCTTTCAACGGACAGTTGCTGGTCGGTGCAGAGCACTAGACACCATCGTTGATATACGCCGGTTCCCGGCTTTTCCCGTGCTGTATTCTAGAATTTAGGAGTCCAGGTTTAATGGCAATCACGTGTGAATAGATGAACATGGTTCAGAGCACCAACACAACACAGTGAAACGATGACAGCTCCGTGGGGATATCATATTGggtccatctccatctaTTGACACACTCTACTAGTCACATTGACCATCCATCGTCTCGCAAGCTATAGGACAAGTCGACTAAGCTCCATCCTTTAGAAGTAGGAGTTGTAGCCAAGGACCTTGCGGCCGGCACCGTAGACGCTGACTGTATGTTGGTCAGCACTGGGGCCCCAAATTCCAACTGATATTTCGGATTCAATGTAAGAAACTCACCGCCGAAGGTACcccagaggaggatgaggtaGGGAGTGAGGAAGACGCGGCTGCGGGGGTTCTATCGACTCGGTCAGCGGGAAGTTCGGCGGGAAGCGAGATGATCAATTCGGGTCGTACAATCTTCCACACACGGGTGTGGTTCTTGTAGGCGTTCTGGTAGAATCGCTGGTGCTGAGGCACCTGGTTCTTAGCGTCGACGAGGCTGCGAGAATGTCAGTGACGGATTCTCGTATGATGTGATGTTCGGTGCTGTCCGGGCTCGGCAATGGCCATTGGGATCGAAGGAGGCGATTCTGGTAACCGCGAGAGTCGGCTAGGGATCAATTGCACGTACCCCATTTTGAAAGAGGTTGATTGAGAGGCGTGAGAGATTCCGATGGTTGGTATCGTGTGGGGTGGTTGAGTGGTGAACGGAGGATGTCGATGTTCGGTAGAAGAAATGAGGCCATAACCTGATTGGAGCCGGAAGCAGAGCATGACTCAGCACAGCTTTCAGCGTTCCCGTTGGTGGGCACGTGCTAGCGCGACCCATGCATCCATTACCGCGAGCGAGGTCACTGATGCGCGAATCAAAAAAGTCTTGTAGCTCCGGGTTGAAGATTTGGATATCCATGCCGAATTCTTCGACGTTGCGAACTTCTATGCTTTTGCTGCTACGACCTTTACATGACCCAATGCGGTGATGTGAATCCAACTGGAGCTGGTGAACCCGACTACCGGCTATGTATCGAATGCTGAAGCGCATTCAACGCTTCCCGGATGCACCGACACCAGCACGAATTTCGTCCGTCTCAAGCCCCCGGTCTTTGAGTATCGCCGTTCGACTCCGATCCCAGTGCCCGGCTCTCGTACCCCCATTAGCGACACCAAGCTTGCCAAATTGCATCACATGCTCTTCGACTGCTGAGAATGTAATAACgcagaggagatggaggTCGACAACGTCTGGGTCGCCGAGAATACGCCATGAGGATGGAGCATTGGGGTCACGCGAGGCGAGAGTACCTACGCCTTTGGGTATACGGCTTTGTGGGAGCGGAAACTTGAATCTGTCTGCGCACAACCCTGTGCTGGACGAGGTATCTGACTGGGAGCGTCGAATCGTAACAACTCGTCACAGTCAGGGAGACAAAGGCGTATGGGAGATGTTCAAGGAGCTCCGAAAGGCCGGAGAGGTGCACGTTATAGCTGAGCCTCGAGCAGAGTTTCTGCGTGACAATATTTTGAAAGCAGCGTTAACAAACGCAGATCGAATGGAGGAACTCTTCGCATTTGCTCAACAGCTTCGCGACGAATACGACTTCAATTGGCCTGAGCTGTACATGAAGGTGGTTCACTTTTACCTCAGCCAGAGCGACTATGACGCTGCGTCTCGTTGGCACCTGAAGCTGATGCCGGGCTTTCGTCCTGACCTGGATAGCTTCGGTGCTCTCCTGACCAGCTTCGTCATTGATTTCTCTCCCGAGATTCAGAGAACCCTGACGAGGATGTATATCTTCAGCCCATTTCGTGAGCTGTACGACTACGTTGTGCCGGCTCTCTTTGTCTCGGGTCAATCTCATCCGGCTCGCGTCTGGAGGAAAAGGTTCATTCTTTTCAACGACCATCCGACGTCGTCAAAGTCGAAACCATTCCTCCACTTTGCTTCACGATACTTTCCCACAATTGGTCTTACTCAAGAGGAGCTGAAACTCCTCGGGCCCGATGGTAGCGATCAAGGCGCCCTGGCAGATTCGACACCCAAGGACTCCCAAGCAGACCAACCCAAGGGCATATACAGCGACAAGTTCACGGCTCGATGGTTTGCAAGCTCCTGGACTTCTTCAGAGTTTGCAATCAACCTCATGCACAAGCTTGGCTTGCGAACCATCGGGCCACTCTCACTGCAGTCTGTTGCCCTTCGAGAAGACGACGCTCGTGGCGTATTAGACCGCCTCACCCAGCTTCAGAAGCTGAGGATTGCCATTGCCCCCAAACTTTACTGCAAAGCCATCATGTCCTTTGCTCAAGGAGGCAATGATGACTTGCTCAGGGATTTGTTGCATTGTGACATTCACCCTGATGAATTCGACGACCCAGAAACACGGCAATTGCTGCTTGCGGCCGCCGCTCGACAGCAGGACTGGGGGCGAGAGCGGCTTCTTCAAGAGGTGGAGGCTTTGGAGGTTTTCACGTCTCAGCAAAGATATTCTCATGCAAAACAGCTCAACAATCATCTCCGCGCAATGCTGGACAGGGAGGACCTCCACAAAGTGAGGTtggtccttgatgagatggacaCATCCCATGTTAGTCTGTGGCAAAAAAACTCAGCCGCGCTGCTACACCGAGTTTTCAAGGATATCTGGTACCACCCAAAGACCAGCAAACAAAAGTTTTACGGGCTCCAGGGAGATCCCCAACTTGACAGGGCCATCAACCTTGCCTTGCGGGTAGCACGCCACGATGTCGCTATCCCTATCAGGTACTGGCAGATGCTTCTTTACAACCTGGGGCGTCTCGGCCGCTTCAgtgagctcgaggagctgaGCTATGAGATCTGCGAACTATACAACCCCGAGTATGGAGGCCTGATCCCAGTTCACTGGAGAGACCTGCCCCCTAAACCGGGCGTAATACAAAACAAGGAATCTGAGAAGACGGAGTTGTTGCTAGACCCCTCAGTTGAAGAACCGCAGAAAGGCAAACGAAGCCATTTCCCTGAAGAGTTTTGGAGGGCTGAGATGGGCCTCACAGAGGAAGAGCTCAAAGGCGACAAGTCCGAGCCGGACGAGAACACTTATGACGGCTGGCAAAAACGGACCAAGAAGGTGAAAAAGGTGTTTCGCATACCGGCCGATCTACCCTTTACACACAGACAGCACCCAGTGCAAAAGATCTTTGACAACAGCCTCCAGCGCGCAATCCTGAGATGGGGTTTCGACAAGACGTTGGCTCAGGCGCCGACGACACTGTCCCTCATGAAGGTCAAGCAAGCAGGGGCTCAAGACTTTGACCTGGCGTATGGAGTTCGCCTCCTGGCCCTCCTACGTGACAGGGGCGTCTTTATTGATAAGCAGATTGTGCGGagtgccatcatcaagcgcATTGCCGTGGCACATTTACCTGGACGAGCGAGAGCCAGGGCGAGGGACAATCGGGAGCTATCGCCCGAGAACATGAAGCGTCTTGTGGATGAGGCATGGGGCTCTGAGATTCTCCCTGGAGTTGCTCAGCTATCGAAAGAGATCGAGAACCAGAAGCCCAAGATGTGGAAGAATTACCCCAGGCTCTTCAAGAAGACCTATGATAAAGATggaggtgatgatgaggagataTGAAAGGCCAAATAGCCCACATTGTTGGCCATGAAACGCATAATGAAAGCTGAATCTAGCCAgtgtaatattattagacaAAAAAACCGTGACTCCAAGTACATCGGCGACATGACCCTCATGACCTGCTTTACATTGTATTGGTACATCCGTATAGTAAAAGCTGCCTCCTTGAGCACCCGGATCGCTATATGACCGCAGAGCGTCGGATGGCAGCGGGTATCCCTGACATTGTCAATCACCAGACGCCTTCTAGCCgtgcttcttgggcttgatcAGCAGCAGAATGAACATGCCAAAGATGATAAGAATTAGGAGAAGGATGATCTTTCGCTTGGTCGTCCTCCGCTGGTAGCCCGACGCGACCTTGAGTTCCGtctcggcagccttgacaTCGGTGTTCATACGCTCGACGTTGTAGTCGATGCGGTCGAGCATTGTGCCCTGGTCGATGACCATGGTTTGGAGATCGCGGAACAGGTCCGAGAGCTCAATGATGCCCTGAGCGATGTCCTCGATCTCCCGCTCGCGCTGGGCGATGGCGGCATCATTAGAGTGAAGCACCCTTTGTTGAGTAGCTTGCTGGAGGGTAGTTTGCGAGAATGAGCGGTCGGCATCGGATTCTTGGAGTGAGGGATCGAGATAGCCCGGTTGGGGAGTGCTGGATCTTTCGCCGACAGGGCTGAGAGCACCGAGGCCGCCCATGCCACGAAGCTCTGTGATACAGGGTTAGATAAAAACGAGCCAGAGTGCTGGTGTAACAAACTCTTTAAATATGCGCTTTGCTTCTTTCTGAAGTTGGCACTTGCTTCTTGAACTCTTGCGGCGAGCGAGATTTGGATATTCTTGGCCATCGTTTCCTCGGCCCTTGTAATGGTATTGGAGTGTTGAGACTCGCGCACCATCTGCTCAATCCGCTGGATACAGCGATGGCAATCGTGGAAACCCTTGGTGATATCCTGCGTGAGCCTCTCTATCTGTGCCTCCTCCGCCCTCTTGGCGTCCTCATCGTTGAAGCCGGGTAGCACATGCTTCTGATGTAGCTTCTCGAGATTCTGGCCCTTGGTAGCGATATTGGCGAGCAAGTCTGTGATCTCATCGGAAACATCGGCCCAGCGAGGGGGAAGCAGGTCCATCTCAATCACGGcgtcgccatcgtcttcGAATGCGCCGGCCGAGAGAAGGCCGCGACGGTCGTCGTTCGCATAACTGGTGGTGTATGAGTCGGCAAGGGCGCTGCCGGCAGAAGCGCCGGGTCCATAAGGTCTCCGCGGGGTGGGATGGTGCGCGTAAGACTGCCGGTAGGAGATGTATCTGATGCCCAGGAGAATCAGCTTCCGCCCTGACAGCGAACAATGATGAGTTGACAATGGGAGCCCTCGTACAGGTTAGTGCGGTCTCGCCACATGGCGGACGCAGACGGGGATAGGAACGACCGTCAGAGCGAGCAAGAATGCGAAATTGGATCGAGCAGAGCGAGTTGTCAAGGGAGCGTCATGGGACGGTCAATGAAGGcgtcgttgtcgtcatgAGCGAGGATCGCGAGCCGAGTCGAATGCGGGTTGAGGCTGGTGGTATCTGTAGCTGGCTTTGGCTGGGAGCTGGACTGGAGCATTACGACACAGCATGGAGTCCCCATTCGACAGGGGTTTCCGAGGAGTGTCCCTTTCCGTTCTGGGAGATGAGGTACGTACCGACCGACTGTCGCCTGCGCGGCTCACCTCAGACGGGAGCTTCCTTCCATACAGTGACAGCTGAGGGAACTGCTGAAACGGAAACGAGAGGGAGCCGCACAGTGTTAGCAACCTGGAGGCTCCGCACACGCCATCCCCTTCGGCAGTCCCCGCCGCTACGGCGCCTCATGTGCCCCTTTCACAGAGCTCCAGCCACTGCACAGGCTCCCTGGAAGCCCCCTCGAGGCCCCTGGGTCACCTCCATCAGAGCCCCCGGGCCGTGCAAAACACAGTGCATTCTCTTTCCCCTCTCAAGCCGTCCTGTACTTTTTGCCTTAGGTACCTATTATTTCCCCCTGACCTTGGACACTCCCCACGAAAGCTCCAAACCCGTGAAGCGAAAAGGTCCGACTTTCTTGGCTCGACAACCCCGCGACCTCAGAACTTGTCcaagtcatcctcctcctttctCGTGCGATCGACACCCACACTTTTACTATCACGTCTTTTGTTATCACCTACGACCAACATGGTGAGCTGCGCTACCCATTCCGCCTGGCTGCGCGACGTAGTCGCCATCCATTGTTCTTTACCGCCTTGTCCCCTCTCCCCTTACTGCCGATGGGCATTGACCCCGCGGCGACTTGATGAGAGGGGCTCACGCTGATGGTTTTGTTGCCATGTTTTCAAGACCAGAGACTGACGCAAGTTGTCGTTGTAGGCCGACTCCCTCACCGAAGAGCAGGTCTCTGAGTTCAAGGAGGCCTTCTCCCTGTTCGTAAGTTACTCTCACTCTCTGTCGCTCCTCTTAGCGGCCATCTTCTGGCGAGGCTGTCGCTAACCTCTTGCATAGGAcaaggatggcgatggtgaGTGATTCTCCCTCCTGCTCGCAAAGCCCCTCGTCGGCCTCAGCCCGATTCCTTTTCCGAATTACATGATGCATCGAACCTCTATGCGCACACTGCACTTCAGTCGATGCGAATCGTTTCGAGACGGTAAACTAAACGTTTCGCTCTAGGCCAGATCACCACCAAGGAGCTGGGCACCGTCATGCGCTCCCTTGGCCAGAACCCCTCCGAGTCTGAGCTTCAGGACATGATCAACGAGGTCGACGCCGACAACAACGGCACCATCGACTTCCCTGGTGCGTAGAACTTGACAAGCCTGGGCCGACAAAACAAGACTGACGCTAGTGTCAAGAGTTCCTTACCATGATGGCGCGCAAGATGAAGGACACCGActccgaggaggagatccgCGAGGCTTTCAAGGTTGGTGAAATTATGCTTCGCTGAAGCCTTGATGTGCTAACTCACCGCCAGGTCTTCGATCGTGATAACAACGGCTTCATTTCTGCTGCTGAGCTCCGACACGTCATGACCTCTATCGGCGAGAAGCTTaccgacgacgaggttgatgagatgatcCGGGAGGCTGACCAGGACGGTGATGGCCGAATCGACTGTGAGTTTCTTCCGTCACTGCTGACGAGAAGTTGCCAGCGAAGCTTCCCAATACTGACCACGACAATAGACAACGAGTTTGTCCAGCTCATGATGCAAAAATAAACGACCTGCTTGATACCTGAACAACCGAATCCCCAGACATGCCATTTGCATGCCGACGCTGGCAGCGAGTGCGCATGGTCCTAGGGAGCACGGGTActcttctttatttaatagcaAAACTGCAAGCGATTCGGAGGACATCTTCGATAGTTGGGCCAAAGTTGTGAGGAGTGACTAGCTTTCCGTGTTTACTCATGTCTCCACGGCTGTTGTTGTCCCATGATTTTTTATCTACATGGCTCATGAATCATGACAACAGAGCAATTTTTCCACATGGTCTTTGGTCTTGATTCTTGATGTGATTGTGCGTGTTTGTCGCCAGGTTGAAATTGTGACACGCTGACGGCTGACATGTGCAGCCAGCCTCATGTTGCAAGACTGTTGAGGCACTCTGGTGAGGGGCGGCGAGCGGTCAGAAAGACCGTTTTCAGCATGCACTGAGGAGGATGTCTCTCAGCCCTACAGCCCAGCCCACCCAGGCCTTCTCCGATAAGGGGCTCGGCAAATTGGCCGTATCGTCTAGGCCTAGACTTGAGTGCTTATCTTGATGTGCAATACGTCTCGACAACATCCTACGTGGCATTGAATGGCCAGTCACAGGGCGCTGTGTTGATGCTCCTGTTCAGGGGGCATGAGCCCTTTGTTGAGAGGAATCTGGGGCGTCTAGTGGATGGCAGCTCGCAGCGCTCCTTGCTAAAGGGATTTGGCTAGACTCGGAGCAGGTAGCCGGGTCAG contains these protein-coding regions:
- a CDS encoding Clathrin light chain, with translation MADRFPSLEDFDSGAQTDIKDPSADPSTDDFLAREKALLGDDADQFATNDDAAAFVDAEGDLLGSGGNEQSTFESQFPDLTQPDAGTGLAPGGTAVTGPSVSYNSGYQAYAEEEEEPEVIKEWRERRDAQIAKRVEQFAAQREETIKEAQQNIDDFYDNYNNKKEKGIAQTRKEAEEFLANQEDTVSGGTSWDRIAKLVDVSGKGTKGGASGSGKERFRELLVSLRKDEKAPGATGY
- a CDS encoding calmodulin encodes the protein MADSLTEEQVSEFKEAFSLFDKDGDGQITTKELGTVMRSLGQNPSESELQDMINEVDADNNGTIDFPEFLTMMARKMKDTDSEEEIREAFKVFDRDNNGFISAAELRHVMTSIGEKLTDDEVDEMIREADQDGDGRIDYNEFVQLMMQK
- a CDS encoding CID domain-containing protein; translation: MAYNDDSVLARLSSLTETHDSIATAAQWIMFHRRHADRTVQLWLQRLKDSSSTKRLSLIYLANEVAQQSKIRHKDDFIIAFAPIIAEAVSIAYKGAPAELQAKLKRVVDVWKDRTIFESPIQAAVEARIEELDKARGTAKSSFGGSPFGGGGGAAPIPAEFAPLVTAHQTVTKLSIPLKATVASADQEYEKQTNSSTPVPSAPVYAARLNGLLKTLANAESAVAECVKAREDLISGLEKLLGANRAALEHDKTAAAQLTSRKTEIEEKKHAVEVGIMRALGPADSNGTPGEGEGSGTPPEPDRPEMEALTPPPMEPFGAPTPEALTPEGNPPAPATTAEDEAPSYQSLPISTNGSNKRRRVDDGDDFPDLGGDDGIDADVAEMLKEESKS